The nucleotide sequence ATGTAACCGAGGTTCGCCGGGGTGCCGAGCAGACAGCCGTCGGCGGCCAGCACGTCGGAGGCGGTCGCGGCGAGGGCGGCGCGCCGGACCACGCGGACGCCCTCGATCTCGGGCGCCGTCGCGCCGGACACGACGGCCTCCAGCAGCTCCTGGCAGTTCGGCGAGGGCGTGTGGTGGACGATCAGCAAGGTGGGCACGCCCGCACCCTGCCCTGTCGGTACTTCCGTCCGCAAACGCGGGCGTCGCGGAGTGCGGGCATGGGTACGACGATGCCGGGCACTGGTACGGAACTCGAGAGGAGCCGTCTTGGCCGAGGAAGATCAGCGGGCACCGGCAGCGGTGGTGTTCGACACGCTGGGCATCGCGTACGAGCGGGCGTTCGCCACCTCCGGGCCGCATCTGGCCTCGCTGAGCTGGCTGCTGGACCATCTGATGCCGGGCAGCCGCGTGCTGGACGTGGGCAGCGGGACCGGCCGGCCGACCGCCGAGGCGCTGGCACGGGCCGGGCACCGGGTACTGGGCGTCGACGTGTCCCCGGTGATGGTGGACCTGGCCGCGCGCCAGGTGCCGGACGCGGAGTTCCGGGTGGCCGACATCCGTGAACTCCCCTTGGAGGAGGGTTCGTTCGAAGCGGTCTGCGTGTACTTCTCGCTGCTCCAGATGACCCGTGCCGAGCAGCGCGAGGTGGTGGGCGCGCTGGCGCGGGCGCTGCGGCCGGGGGGTCTGGCGGTGCTGGCCACGGTGCCGGTGGACGTGGCGGACGCGGAGACGGAGTTCATGGGGCAGCCGGTGCGGGTGAGCAGTTTCGCGCCGGAGGAGTTCGCCCGGCTGGCCGCCGACTCCGGGCTGACGGTCCTGTCCGAGGCCCATGCCACCTTCGTACCGGCCCACCCGGACGCCGGGCCGGAGCCGCACCTGTTCCTGTACTGCCGGCGTACGGCGCACTGAGCCCCCGGTCCCGTGAAGGGGCCGGGGGCTCGGGCCGGGCTCGGGTCAGTACCGCAGACGCCGGGCGCGGAGCAGCATCACGAGGCCGGACGCGGCCAGCAGCACGCCGAGGGCGGCGGGCCACAGGTTGGCGCCGGTCTCAGCCAGACCGCCGCTGCCGACCGCCTGCGGCTCCAGGTCCGCGGGCGGCGGGGTGGTGACGGCACCGGCCTGCGCCGGAGCGGACTGGGATGCCTGCGGTGCGGCACCGCCGGCGGTGCCGGCCGGGGTGGCCGGAGCGTTGGAGTCGTCCCGCTTGGCCTCGCCGCCGTCGTTCTTGGTGGTGTTGGCCGGTGCGGTCGTCGCGTCGACGCGGGGCGCCTCCACGGGGTTGGACTGCGCGGGCTGCTGCGCCGGGGTGGTCCCGGCGGGCTCCTCCGGCTTCGCCGGCTGGGACTCGGCGGGCTTCTCGGGCGCGGCGGTCGCGCTCGGCTCGGCCGTGTCCTGGCCGCCGGGCTCCTCGCTCGGGTTCGCCGTACCGCCGTCGCCCTTGCCGCCGCCGCCGTTGCCGTTGCCGTTGCCGTCGTCGTCCTTGCCCCCGCCGCCCTTGCCGTCGTCGCCGGGGCCGCACTCACGGCCGGAGTTGATGCAGTCGACCATGGTGCGCATCAGGTCCTCGTCGAAGACGTTGATGAAGTCGCCGTGGTCGGTGACCGGCTTGTGCTGCTGCTCGGGGAAGGAGTCGACCGCGAACAGCGGGGTGCCCTTGCCACCGTCGGCCAGGCTCGGCGCGTCCACGTCGTAGACGATCCGCTGGACCAGTTGCGGGATGGCCTTGAACCCTGCGGGGCAGTTGCCCTGGGCGTCGGCGAAGGCCACGTGGGTGCGGTGGTTGGCGCTGTCGGCGTTCCGGCCGTCCCAGCAGCTCTGGAAGTGGAAGCTGCGCACCACGTCGCTGCCCGACGGGCACAGCGGATACTTGTCCTTGAGCTGCCGGTCCTCGAACCCGGTGCAGCTCCAGGAGGCGTTGGCGTTGGCGGGCCCGTTGACGAACGCCTTGGCGTCGCCGGTGATGATGCGCAGCAGGCGCGGCATCTCGGTGACCTGCCCGCTCGGGCTGCCGACGAAGGTCAGGGTGACCTCCTTGGGCGTGACGATCTCGCCCGCGTTGCCCTCGGTGCCACCGCCAGGCGCCCCGGCGTCCCGCTCCTGCTTGCCGTTCTGCAGGCGCAGCACCGGCCAGTAGTACGTGGACCTGTCGCCCTGGTCGGCGCAGCTCGTCTTCGCGTCGGCGAGGTCCTGGTCGCTGGCGAAGGCGGTGTTGGACTGGTTGCCGACGTAGTCGTGGAAGTGGTGCGCGCCGTTGGAGACACCCGGCGCCACGATCACGTTGTCCGAGTTGAACAGGCCGTTCTCGTTGACCCCGCACTCGGTGCGGAAGGTGCCGCCGGGCGGTGCCTTGGGGGCGTTGGGCTGCACGGAGTCGATGTTTACGTAGTCGGCGGCGACGGGTCCGTTGCCGCCCTGCCCGGTGCCGCCGTTCTGGCCCTGGCCCGCGCTCTGGGCGGGGGCGGCGGACTCCTGGCCCTCGCCGCCCGGCGCGGCCTCGGCGGGCCGCAGGGCGCAGGCGGCGAGCGCGTCGAGCTTGTCCGGACGGTTCCCGGCCCGGCCGATGGCGTCGGCGATCCGGCCCAGGGTCGCGGTCCGCTTGTCCTTCAGCGGGTTCATCACCGAGTTGTCGGCGGCGGCCGGGTCCTGACGGAGCGCGTCGGCCGACTGCTGGAGCCGCTGGTACGCCTCCGCGATCTGCTGGTCCAACTGGGCCAGTTCACGGTCGACGTCCCCGCGGGCGGCCTCCGGTACGTCGGTGAGCTGAGCGCCCACGTCGGGGCAGTCGATGGTCGCCATCCCGGCCGACCTGAGCTGCGCGTTGGCCGCGTCGCCGGAGCCCTCTCCGCCCCAGCCGCCTTCGCCGGCCGACGCGTAGACGTTCACCGCGACGAGTCCGCCGCCGCCCAGCATCAGCGCGACCGCGGCGAGCGTCACGCGTCGTGCGCCGGTCGGGCGCCTGCGCCTGTTCGGTTCCAAGATCGTCCCCTGCGGGTCGTGGTCGGTGGGGGGCATGTGGCGCCCCACACCCATACGCGGGACGACGCCCACGTGTTCACCCCGGCCCGGAATTCTCGGCGAACTCTCAAGAAATACCGGTCACATGAGGCACACGACCCCACGAGCGCACCGTCGCGGGGCAGTTGACCGCGTGGCCGCACAGTGTGCCCGCCCGAACGCCGCAGCGAACATCACAAATACGTATCGGACATTCCACCCGTCGACCTTCACACGAGTGACACAAGTTGGCTAGGTTGACGGCAGGCCGCCCGGCTCCCCACCCCAGTGAGCCCGCAGCGGCGTCCGGTACGGGAGATTCGACCGACTTCCGGGCGCGCCGGGCCAACTGCCCCGCGGGGCGAGGAAGGAGTCGTCTCCCATGGCGCCGGAGAGTCACGAAGAGGTTCGGCAGCGGATCGACTCCCTCTACGCACGGGCCGAGACCGCGACGGGCAACTACAACGCCACCCGCGCGGTGGCGGCGGCCACCCGCAAGCGCGGTGTCCCGCTGGCCAAGCGGTCCGGCGGCCGTCAGGACCCGGCGCTCGACGCGGTGACCCGCCAGTGGTTCGACGCGGCCCGCGCCAACGTCGGCCCGACCGTGGCCGCGACCCTCCCCGCCGACCGGATGCCCGACAACTCCCCCGTCGTCGAACGGACTTGGACCGCCGAGGAGCTGGGCCTGCCCAGCGTCGAGCCGGAGAGGCCCGCGCTGCCCGCCGGAACCTCCCAGCGCCCGGTGGCCGAGCTGACGGGCGGCCCGTCCACCCCCGCGCTGGAGGCGGGTCCGGCGACCGCACTCCCTCCGGCCGCGCCCGTGGCGGCACTCCCCGCCGCACCGGTCGCCCAACTCCCCGTAAGCGCACCCGAGTTGACGCCCCCGGCCCTGCCGACCGGTGGACCGGACCTCGGGAGCATGGACATGCCGGGCATGAGGGGCATGGCGGGCATGACGAGCCCCGCAGCGCCGCCCCCGCCCGACAACACCCCCGGAGTGCTGCCGACCGCGCCCGCCGGGCCGGGGCGCGCCTCCCCCGCCGACCTCAAGGCGGGCAACCGCCGCAAGCTCGCCTCCGCCAGGGACATGCTGTCCCGCCGTGCCTGGAACGCCGCTCCGGAACAGGCATGGGCAGGCGGCACCCAGCAGGCGCCCGCACCGGGCGCCGTACAGACTGCCGCGCCGGGGATCGCCAGCTC is from Streptomyces seoulensis and encodes:
- a CDS encoding class I SAM-dependent methyltransferase encodes the protein MAEEDQRAPAAVVFDTLGIAYERAFATSGPHLASLSWLLDHLMPGSRVLDVGSGTGRPTAEALARAGHRVLGVDVSPVMVDLAARQVPDAEFRVADIRELPLEEGSFEAVCVYFSLLQMTRAEQREVVGALARALRPGGLAVLATVPVDVADAETEFMGQPVRVSSFAPEEFARLAADSGLTVLSEAHATFVPAHPDAGPEPHLFLYCRRTAH
- a CDS encoding DUF1996 domain-containing protein, whose product is MLGGGGLVAVNVYASAGEGGWGGEGSGDAANAQLRSAGMATIDCPDVGAQLTDVPEAARGDVDRELAQLDQQIAEAYQRLQQSADALRQDPAAADNSVMNPLKDKRTATLGRIADAIGRAGNRPDKLDALAACALRPAEAAPGGEGQESAAPAQSAGQGQNGGTGQGGNGPVAADYVNIDSVQPNAPKAPPGGTFRTECGVNENGLFNSDNVIVAPGVSNGAHHFHDYVGNQSNTAFASDQDLADAKTSCADQGDRSTYYWPVLRLQNGKQERDAGAPGGGTEGNAGEIVTPKEVTLTFVGSPSGQVTEMPRLLRIITGDAKAFVNGPANANASWSCTGFEDRQLKDKYPLCPSGSDVVRSFHFQSCWDGRNADSANHRTHVAFADAQGNCPAGFKAIPQLVQRIVYDVDAPSLADGGKGTPLFAVDSFPEQQHKPVTDHGDFINVFDEDLMRTMVDCINSGRECGPGDDGKGGGGKDDDGNGNGNGGGGKGDGGTANPSEEPGGQDTAEPSATAAPEKPAESQPAKPEEPAGTTPAQQPAQSNPVEAPRVDATTAPANTTKNDGGEAKRDDSNAPATPAGTAGGAAPQASQSAPAQAGAVTTPPPADLEPQAVGSGGLAETGANLWPAALGVLLAASGLVMLLRARRLRY